Proteins found in one Muntiacus reevesi chromosome 2, mMunRee1.1, whole genome shotgun sequence genomic segment:
- the LOC136157576 gene encoding zinc finger protein 79-like, translated as MDIGEKTYNCYDNGKVVNQSSKLIQQQRIQCKRKHCKCSTCGKVFSNSPNRSRHRKVSTGRKHFKCAACGKAFNQSSSLTEHLGVHAGEKPYKCTERDKVFICSSCVTQHQQIHTRERPYECTECGKAFKKSSNLTQHQRIHSGERPYKCTECGKAFIRYYFLSQHQRIHTGERPYKCTACGKAFKQRSALTGHQRIHTGERPYKCTSCGKAFKQRSALTEHHQIHTEEKPYKCTACGKAFIRYYFLSRHKRIHTAERPYECTACGKTFKQRSTLAGHQRIHTGERPYKCTACGKAFSRSSSLSRHQRVHAAEKC; from the coding sequence ATGGATATTGGAGAGAAAACCTATAATTGTTATGATAATGGTAAAGTTGTTAACCAGTCTTCAAAACTTATTCAACAGCAGAGAATTCAGTGTAAGCGAAAACATTGCAAGTGTAGTACATGTGGAAAAGTCTTTAGTAACTCACCCAATCGAAGTAGACATAGGAAAGTTTCTACAGGAAGGAAACATTTCAAATGTGcagcatgtggcaaagcctttaatcagagttCATCTTTAACTGAACATCTGGGAGTCCATGCTGGggagaaaccatacaaatgtaCAGAACGTGACAAAGTCTTTATCTGCTCTTCATGTGTTACTCAACATCAGCAAATTCATACTAGGGAGAGACCTTatgaatgtacagaatgtggcaaggcttttaagaaGAGTTCAAAtttaactcaacatcagcgaatccattccggggaaagaccttataaatgtacagaatgtggcaaagcctttatccgttattattttcttagtcaacatcagcgaatccatactggggagagaccttataaatgtacagcatgtggcaaggcttttaagcagcgTTCAGCTTTAACtggacatcagcgaatccatactggggagagaccttataaatgtacatcatgtggcaaggcttttaagcagcgTTCAGCTTTAACTGAACATCACCAAATCCATACTGaggagaaaccttataaatgtacagcatgtggcaaagcctttatccgttattattttctttctcgaCATAAGCGAATCCACACTGCGGAGAGACCTTatgaatgtacagcatgtggcaagacTTTTAAGCAGCGTTCAACTTTAGCtggacatcagcgaatccatactggggagagaccttataaatgtacagcatgtggcaaagccttttccCGGAGTTCAAGTCTTTCTCGACATCAGAGAGTTCATGCTGCAGAGAAATGTtag